GGGGCGCGAGCCGGGGGTGCTCGTAGGCCGACGCCCGCCACAGGTCGTGCATGTGGTCGAACGCGACGCAGGCGGCGATCCGTCCGTCGTACGCCGCCGCCCGCGGCGCGTAATAGCCTCCGAAACTGACCCCGATCACGCCGATCCGATCCGGATCGACCGACCCGTAGGGCGAAAGCGCGTCGATTACCGGCCCGACGACGCGTTCCCAGTCCGGACGGGCCGTCAGTTCGCGCTGGCGCAACGGCGCACCCTGTCCCGGGCCGTCGAAGAGCAAGACGGTGTAGCCCCGTGCGAGCGCCTCGGGCACCCCACAGAGGAAGTACAGCTCCTCGGCGAGCGAATCGAAGCCCCCCAGACAGATCACTGTCGGACCCGGGCCGCTCCGTTCGGGCGGTTCGAAGAGATACCCCGGAAGGGTGGTGTCCTCGTAGGGGAGATCGACCCGGCGTGGTGGAGCATCGAGCAGCGCCACACCGGCCCGGAACGTCTCACGGCACCGTTCGTAGGTCGGACGCCGGCGGGGATCGCGTGCGGACAGGAAGAACTCGGCGGTTCGGTAGTAGTTGTGTGCGCGCAGGTAGGCGAACCGGGCCGTCCGGTGGCGCGAAGCCGCCGCCGCCTCGTCGGCCGCCCGTTCGGTTCGTTCAGCCGTCTCGCGCCACTCGGCGTGCCAGGACGCCGTCTCGCCCTCCTCGATCCGCTCGACCGTCGTCAGTACCTCGCCCGGTTCGGCACCGCCGAAGGTGGTATAGGCCATCGTCCGGAGCGTCTGATAGTCGAAGATCCGAGTCGAGAAGTGGACGCGCATGGCATATCCATTCCTCGCCTGACGATACCTGTTGTGGCTCCGGGGACCTCGGACGGCTCCGCAGCGACACAGGACTCCCTTCAGGAGCCGTCTCCCGCCCGACGTGGGGTGAGCCCGACGCCCTCGGCCAGCAGTTCGTGGGAGCGCAGCGCGTCGTCGTGGTCGGAGATGACGTGCTGGATCATCACCTCATCGACGCCGACGCGATCCGTGAGTTGCTCCAACAGCCCTGCGATCGTCTCGGGGCTCCCCGAGATCGCCCGTGGCCACTCGTCGTCGTCGAGCGTCGCGGGCGTCGGGTCGGGCACGCCGCCGAGTTCCCCGATCGCCTCCTCGACGGAAGGCGTGGTGCCGACGATCCCGCGTTGCATCCGCTGATACGACGCCTCGGCCACGGCCCGCAGCCGCGCCGCTTCCTCGTCGGTCTCCGCACAGACCGCGTTCACCGCGAGTATCCCCTCGGGCTCGTCCGTGCTGCCGGCCAGTTCCGACGCCCGGAACCCTTCGCGGTACTGCTCGAAGGCATGAACGGCGAACTGGGGTCGGATGAACGCCGCGAAACAGTAGCGCAACCCGAGTTCGCCCGCGATGGCCGCACTCGACGGGCTCGATCCGAGTGCCCACGGGATCGCCGGGCCCTCCCCCGAGCGGGGGATCGCCAGATCGCTGTAGGGGTGACCCTCGGGGTAGTCGTCGTAGAGGTGATTGACGACGGCCTCGATCTTCTCGCGGTGGTCGCCGTCGGGGTCCTGCACGTGTCGGTCGGTCCCGAGCGCGCGGTCCGACGCCGGCGAGCCGTTCGCGCGCCCGAGTCCCGCGTCGATCCGTCCCGGCGCGAGCCCGTCGAGCGCGCCGAACAGCTCCGCGACCTTGAACGGGCTGTAGTGATTGAGCAACACCGCACCCGACCCCAGTCGAATCGAGTCGGTCTCGCCGGCGAGACGTCCGAGCAACACCTCGGGGCTCGTTCCGGCGAGGGTATCGGCCATCGCGTGGTGTTCGGCCACCCAGAAGCGAGAGTAACCCAGGCGCTCGGCTTGGCGTGCGGCCTCGACGGTGTTTGCGTACGCGTCGGCCGCGGTCCCGTCGTCCGGGACCGGCGAAAGGTCGACCGCAGAGAGTTCCATGGCCGGCACTCGCGGAGTCGGCGATATAACGGTTCGGCTACCAGCAGTCTCTCCCCGTTCTGGCGATTTCGGGGATCGCGCGACACGCTCGCTATCTACTCTTCGCGCTCCCAGTACG
The DNA window shown above is from Halalkalicoccus jeotgali B3 and carries:
- a CDS encoding alpha/beta hydrolase family protein, with translation MRVHFSTRIFDYQTLRTMAYTTFGGAEPGEVLTTVERIEEGETASWHAEWRETAERTERAADEAAAASRHRTARFAYLRAHNYYRTAEFFLSARDPRRRPTYERCRETFRAGVALLDAPPRRVDLPYEDTTLPGYLFEPPERSGPGPTVICLGGFDSLAEELYFLCGVPEALARGYTVLLFDGPGQGAPLRQRELTARPDWERVVGPVIDALSPYGSVDPDRIGVIGVSFGGYYAPRAAAYDGRIAACVAFDHMHDLWRASAYEHPRLAPLLERVPDVTVNALATAGERFSVEARWLMENSRWVFGVESAAELQRTLRRYSLSGVAGRIDCPMLVLAGEDDHFVPLGLAEEFLEELRAPTTARVFKTEEGAGEHCQVGNLRLATSVVYDWLDETLAGGRENAPSPGPARG
- a CDS encoding LLM class flavin-dependent oxidoreductase, whose protein sequence is MELSAVDLSPVPDDGTAADAYANTVEAARQAERLGYSRFWVAEHHAMADTLAGTSPEVLLGRLAGETDSIRLGSGAVLLNHYSPFKVAELFGALDGLAPGRIDAGLGRANGSPASDRALGTDRHVQDPDGDHREKIEAVVNHLYDDYPEGHPYSDLAIPRSGEGPAIPWALGSSPSSAAIAGELGLRYCFAAFIRPQFAVHAFEQYREGFRASELAGSTDEPEGILAVNAVCAETDEEAARLRAVAEASYQRMQRGIVGTTPSVEEAIGELGGVPDPTPATLDDDEWPRAISGSPETIAGLLEQLTDRVGVDEVMIQHVISDHDDALRSHELLAEGVGLTPRRAGDGS